The Panthera uncia isolate 11264 chromosome C1 unlocalized genomic scaffold, Puncia_PCG_1.0 HiC_scaffold_3, whole genome shotgun sequence genomic sequence NNNNNNNNNNNNNNNNNNNNNNNNNNNNNNNNNNNNNNNNNNNNNNNNNNNNNNNNNNNNNNNNNNNNNNNNNNNNNNNNNNNNNNNNNNNNNNNNNNNNNNNNNNNNNNNNNNNNNNNNNNNNNNNNNNNNNNNNNNNNNNNNNNNNNNNNNNNNNNNNNNNNNNNNNNNNNNNNNNNNNNNNNNNNNNNNNNNNNNNNNNNNNNNNNNNNNNNNNNNCAGGCAGCCGCGCGGGTAGCGACGCCCGGGGAAGCCCGCGCCCCGCCTGCGCCTCCGAGGCGCGCCCGGGAGCGGGAGCGGCCCCGCGGCCCTCCCAAGGCAGAGGCGAGCGCcgggagcccggagcccggagcccggagcggGCGGGCAGGCGGAGAGCCGGGCAGCGGCCGGAGCGCGGGGGCGCGGCCGGAGGCAGCCGCAGAGCGAGCCGGGGCCGGGGGGAGGGCGCCGGGCGCGAGCCCCCCCTCTGCGCGGCCGCCGCGGAGGCGGCTTCGCGGAAGACAAAAGCCCGCCGGAGAGACGCGATGCCCGGCCGGCGGGGGCCCGGGGACCGCGGCGTCTGAGCGCGCCGAGCCGAGCGCCCCCCCGGGGGGGCCGCCGAGGCCGGGCCGGTGCCCGCGGCGGAGGGCGACAGGGGCTGGCCCAGGTGCTCCCGGCCGCTTCGGGCCCCGTAGCTGCTCGGGGGCGGCGCCCTCCCGCCGCAGCCGCAGTGGCCGGCGCCGCAGCCAGGAGCCATGGGCAACATCTCCTCCAACATCTCGGCCTTCCAGTCCCTGCACATCGTCATGCTGGGCTTGGACTCGGCCGGCAAGACCACGGTGCTGTACCGGCTCAAGTTCAACGAGTTCGTGAACACGGTGCCCACCATCGGCTTCAACACCGAGAAGATCAAGCTGAGCAACGGCACGGCCAAGGGTATCAGCTGCCACTTCTGGGACGTCGGCGGCCAGGAGAAGCTGCGGCCGCTCTGGAAGTCCTACAGCCGCTGCACGGACGGCATCATCTACGTGGTGGACTCGGTGGACGTGGACCGGCTGGAGGAGGCCAAGACGGAGCTGCACAAGGTCACCAAGTTCGCCGAGAACCAGGGCACGCCGCTGCTGGTCATCGCCAACAAGCAGGACCTGCCCAAGTCGCTGCCGGTGGCCGAGATCGAGAAGCAGCTGGCGCTGCACGAGCTCATCCCGGCCACCACCTACCACGTCCAGCCGGCGTGCGCCATCATCGGCGAGGGCCTCACCGAGGGCATGGACAAGCTCTATGAGATGATTCTGAAACGCAGGAAGTCCCTCAAGCAGAAGAAGAAGCGATAATGCGCCCGGCTGTGTTCGGGAGCGTGCGGGGCGCGAGCCGGGGGGCGAGCGAGGGAGCGAGCAAGTcagggatggatgggtggatggatggatggatggatgaacgaaGGAGCATCCGCGCCCGCGAACAAAGACCGAGAACCAAAGCTATGCTTCGAATTTTTAAAACGGAGTCTGTGCACCCAGACGCAGGACTAGTGACTTAACCTGGGTGTGTATACCGAGTTGCCAGCCCGCCCTCGatcggcccccacccccagctcagggGACCTTTTGTCTGAACGCCAGAGCTACTAATGGGTGGGGGGCGCTGGGGAGTGGACGCGCCTGGCCTGCTGTCCGCCCCTCCCGGCCCAGGTGGAAAACTCGGATGTCAGAGACAAAAGCGATCTCTTCCGCCGCCCGCCACAAGTTGGGCTGCCCCGCCCTCACTGGGGCTCCCACCTGTGAGTCACCTGAGGTATGCGGCTCCCAGAACCCTGGGAGCACCTATCTGGGGGGCAGGTTGGCAGTGGGAGGTGCTGGGGGGGAACGGCCTCCCCTGCATTCGTGGGCTCGGGAAGCCGGATAGTTTCATGTCACAGGGCAGGCCCCTGTTGAAATTTCATTTGTCCTGCTCTGGGCCCAAACGAGGTGGTGGTGATTTGGGCCATCAGAGGACTGCCTGGAACAATACAGCAGCCCGAGAGCGTGGGGCGCCGCGCTGGCCTTGGCCGGGGGGATGGCCACAAAGCTGCCCCTTTCCTGGTGCTTTTTTGGTGGCTACGGAAGACCAGTTCGGTTGAGAACTGCTTTTCAGCCTGGAATCAGACATCTTCCAGATGGTTTGGACCCTGTCCATGTGTAGGTCATTATCACACAAAGAgaccaataaaaattaaaaaaacaaaaaaacaaaaaaaaactgttggaggTGGTGGCAAATGATATATTTACTGTTTGCAGGATAgttaaaggtttttaaagggTAAGGCTCTTCTTGGCGTAAATGCtggatggggtgtgtgtgtagaTACAGGGACCTCCCTCTGTCCTGTGTAATCGGCATAAATACCTAGACCCATatgtgtggaatcttaaaaaatctCTTAGCCTCCTGATTGGTTTGTATGAGCACACGAGCCGCAGATGTGTGCCGAATTGCAAGATGGTTTTTTGCAAGGCCGTCTCTTGTAATACGAACAGCTTGATGATGGGTTCGGTTTTCAGacatgtttttaagaaattctaCAAATGAATACTCACCTTAGAAATATTcaccttagaaaaaaaaaaaaaagactccgcTCTGCCCTTTTAGATCCTTTTACGCTGCAAGTGGGGACATGTTCAAATTTCTAATTTGGTTCATCGTGGCCTATCTGGTTTGaagcatttcattaaaaatgtctcGTTAGAGTATTTGATGTCATGcgccaaaaaaataaaaccccaccTTGTTGCAAAAGCCGACCTCGTTGCATGGATtttaaaagcagaggaaaagcaCAAGGAGTGAGGTCCTTCCCCATCCATTCTTGTGGGAACTGGCCTGCTAGGCAAATGCAAACAATGAGTGCTTGGGATCAAAGAAAGCGTGTGATGTAATGATCACCTGTACTCAGGCACTTCGCGGTTTACTTGAAAGAGGCTTTGGAAAAATAGATAAAGcgagagaagaagaaatacatatttttaataatgtgatttaaaaatcctttataaTCAGGACTGAGTCTTGGTTTGCAGAAGCTGTCATTTACCCTGAGACACAGTATCAAAAAGGGAAATTTCTACTTaccttttggttttaatttcctcttcaaatTCATGTTCACAGGTAGAATTTTGCAtatgcacacacgcgcgcacacacacacacacacacacacaccccactgtGAGGAATTTCTTTACGAAGGAGGCCTATATAGCAACTGGGCATGATCATGCTCGAGCATGTGAGGTCGTCAGATTATATATCCATGCCTATTGTCCATTACGCTCAGAAAGTTAATTTAAGAACCAGAGGTGGTCCTGCTCTCCTGCTTGAAACCCAATTCTTACAGGAAACCTTTTAAAAGAGGAAACCTAGCAGGCCCATCATCTTCCTTTTATCTTTGGTCGTTGTATTTGGTACCTCCCCAAGGCTGGTATTTTTGTAGCAACTCAGTAGAGAAAATAGAGCTAAGCACTGTCAAAGCCTGGAGAATTCGGTTTACGTATCGACAGCGTAGTCACTGATTTCTAAATGGGCTGGTCCCATCATCTGAAGATTCTGTatagagttattaaaaaaaaaaaaaaaatcccatcctcctttattttcttcacatgtAACAATTTCTTATGCACTTTGACATTTTGGTAGGGCCACGCTATTGAgagaataatatatttattttgtgacattGAAGATGCCAAATGCTGTAACCACCTCGTGCTAAACATCCTTAGGTTCAAGATCCCTGTTCAAGTCCCGTCATGCTTTACAAACGAAGCGAAATGACTTTGGTTTTTGCATTATCGATACTTAGGGGTGCAGTCAACTGTTAGTAAATTGTGCGGTCAAGTAAGGCCCCTGTGGTGTATCAACCAATAGTTAAGAGTCTCCGTTGATCTCTGTGGTGTTTGACCTAATAACAGCCCACTTTTGTCTCTGACCAAACAGAGGAAGCACGCGTCAAGTTACCTTGGCGTGGccttgggggggcgggggggagtccCCTCCAATATGGCATCAGTGATCTGTTATGCCTCCTGCCCctttgaagaatgaatgggtttcACACGGAGGAAGGTGGCCTCCCCACGTGACCTTTCGAAAGGTTCTCCCCTAGACACAAGGAGGCCGGTTTTATTTCAAGCCGATTCTCTTCACAGATTCTCTGTCATGGTGTTGGGACTATCGTCTCCTGGTTTCGGTTTTCCTTTCTGCTGCTGTAATTCTCTGTCCTGAACGTCCTCTTCTGGTCCTGTTCccttttatatgcatatatgatgctgtgaacagaaataaattatttatacaaTCAAACGTTTGGGGAAGTTGTCTGGATGGTTTTTCAAGTTGCCCTTCTTTATTCCTAGGCCTTCTCTGAGGAGTGACTGGATGGCTCACCAGACGGCCTCTGGGGCCTGCCTGGGGCTGGATCAAGTCTCAGTTTTTCTGGCTTCCGTGTCCAGCTCTGTCCTGAGCAGAGGAGTGTGAGGGCTGGACCGCACCATACACCTGTGCCTGTCCCCCTACGCCTGTCGCCCTACGGGGTGCCTGTCCCTGGTCCTCCCAGATCCTTCAGGAAAAAGGCCTTCAGTGCCTCGCCTGTCCTCAGCCTCTCAGTTTATTAAAAAGGTCAtgatttggggctcctggctggctctttcggtagagcatgtgacttttgatctcagggtcgtgagttcaagccccacgctgggcatagagcctacctgaacaaacacacaaaacaaggtCATGATTGTTAATCATGACAGAATACCATGGGATTGTGTACAATTGGAAGTAGCTATGTGCTGATATAACGTGAATCGTCACAAAGCTGCTCAGCGCCTAGACCTCCTCTGCTCCGATCTGGGCTGAACCCAGAAGAAATCCAGGACTTTGAGTCCTCTGCCGTAGAAGGTGCAGTGAAACCATCGTGTTTTGTACCTGTTGTTGGGGAAAggcctgctttctttctttctttctttttttttttttttaacatgtatttattcttgagagacagagcacaggcgggggaggggcagagagagagggagacacagaatctgacacagagcccgacgcggggctcgaactcacacactgcgagatcgtgacctgagccgagtcggacgctcaacccactgggccacccaagcgcgcccccccccaaaaaaaaaggcCCACTTTCTGAAGAAAAAGCGATTGGGGCTGACTCCGCAGCATTCTGACAGGGTCAATGCAGCCACACTCGTGAGGGCCCTCAGCAGATACCAGGCCACAAAAGCAAGGCCCCCTTGGGTCTTAGCTCAGGGGGCAAAAGGATCCAGTTTCAAATTTCAACTCCAGCGCTTAGGGCCTCCATCATTTTACTCTCCATTTCTTAGCCTCTTGAGCCTCgatctccccatctgtaaaatggggtcacAGTGCGTGCGGGAGGATAAAACACAATCATAACTCGGCTCCGGTGCTCAGTCAGCAGCCCCAGCTTTGATCACGGGTCGCTAGCAACACGTGGAAAGCACCGTAATTCCACCCGACCACAAGCATTTAAGTCAGCTTGCCGCGATCTGCCTTTCACCCACACTTCTTGGTGTCCTTATGCTCTGGAACCTAGCCGCACCCCAGGCCCAGGCCAGAGTGGAGTCCAGGAAGTGTCTGTGGACCGTCCCGGGCGTGTGGTCTCCCCTTCCAGAGCTCTGCGAGGCTGGGTGAGGGGCCAGACGGAGCTGTGTGGACCACTGGGTCCGCTGCTCCCATGGCCCATCTCACCAGGCTGTGAGCGCCCCCCGACAGGGTAAGGCCTGGATCCGTGGCAGCCAGTGCAGAAAACCACCTTGAGCAGGGAGTGAGTACTCCCTAACTATCGGCTGCATGACTGCATTCTCGTTGGTTAGTTTTCGTGGTAAATTTGAAACCTACGTACATTAGATGCATATAAACTTACATACGttatacaaaataattatttcccgTGAAATGTTTGAATTAAGGTGAAAACAGACAAACTGTGAATATCGTTCTTCAAGATCACGGTCACGAGATGAATCACTGCTGTGACTTTGCAGAAGGACGTTGAAACTTGTACACAGGGTGGAAACAGGTATGAGCCTAGGGGTTTTTCTTAAAAGATGAGCGAGGCTTGATTTTATCGTCCCGGTTGCTATAGAAGCTAATGTTTAGGAGCCAGATAACATCAGAAAGGCCACagatgcggggcgcctgggtggctcagtcggttaagcctccaacttcggctcaggtcatgacctcgaagtgtgtgagttcgagccccgcgttgggctctgtgctgacaactcagagcctggagcctgcttgggattctgtgtccccctctctgtctctccctcccccacttgtgctgcctctctctctcaaaaataaacagacgttaaatttttaaaaaagaaagggcacaGATGCCATTTTTAAGTCCTGACACCTGAAAAATTCTTCAAAACCTATTTAGGGATCAGTGCTCTCCAGATGAGTAAAAATACTAGAAACCGAAAGAAGACAAAACCCCAGCCCTTATTTTGTGGGGCCAGCCTTCATCCGACGGTACCAGGTGAGACTTGGTACCTGGGCAGTGTTGTTCATTTGATGTTTTCCAGGAAAGTCACCACAAACCGCCCCTTTCTGTACCCTCC encodes the following:
- the ARL4C gene encoding ADP-ribosylation factor-like protein 4C, with translation MGNISSNISAFQSLHIVMLGLDSAGKTTVLYRLKFNEFVNTVPTIGFNTEKIKLSNGTAKGISCHFWDVGGQEKLRPLWKSYSRCTDGIIYVVDSVDVDRLEEAKTELHKVTKFAENQGTPLLVIANKQDLPKSLPVAEIEKQLALHELIPATTYHVQPACAIIGEGLTEGMDKLYEMILKRRKSLKQKKKR